The following coding sequences are from one Nicotiana tomentosiformis chromosome 3, ASM39032v3, whole genome shotgun sequence window:
- the LOC104102017 gene encoding uncharacterized protein isoform X2, with the protein MAISSGFAFSCRPHFPLSHGMRKVFISCAAAIEAIEETDSGKEWKRFNSKELGISSSMIAKPTRVVLNGLKSKGFEVYLVGGCVRDLILKRTPKDFDIITTAELKEVRRTFSRCEIVGRRFPICHVHVDNEVVEVSSFHTSGIRSERGLSLSFEKPVDCDEKDHFRWRNCLHRDFTINGLMFDPYSKFVYDYMGGVDDIRKAKVRTIGPASFSLIEDCARILRAIRIAARLGFRFGRETALSIKNLSSSVLRLDRGRLLMEMNYMLAYGSAEASLRLLWKFGLLEILLPVQAAYFVRYGFRRRDKSLCFPTSISYWPLIGHATVAYGKILCTGFSKVAILAFHKAISDQPRDPLVVAAFGLGIHNGGDLSEALSIAKRISTQHDGSFHELESQDLDLAALKEEVVELATSVQRALTNMTDEYFVSRAMTNYPKAPYSDLVFIPLALYLRTCKVFQCVRMGKEKGFVAKQGSKIDYELLALGSLQEVRHVFARIVFDTIYPLNIGEDDT; encoded by the exons ATGGCCATTTCCAGTGGTTTCGCATTTTCTTGTCGTCCGCATTTTCCCCTCTCTCATGGCATGCGAAAG GTATTTATTAGCTGTGCCGCAGCAATTGAAGCAATTGAAGAGACCGACAGTGGCAAAG AATGGAAGAGGTTCAATTCCAAGGAATTAGGAATTAGCAGTTCGATGATCGCAAAGCCTACAAGAGTTGTTCTTAATGGTCTCAAAAGTAAAG GATTTGAAGTTTACCTTGTGGGGGGCTGTGTTCGGGATCTTATTTTAAAACGAACACCCAAAGACTTTGACATTATAACTACAGCTGAACTTAAAGAG GTGAGGAGAACATTTTCACGTTGTGAGATAGTTGGAAGACGGTTTCCGATCTGCCATGTGCATGTTGATAATGAAGTTGTGGAG gtTTCAAGCTTTCACACCTCAGGAATAAGGTCTGAGAGGGGCTTGAGTTTATCTTTTGAGAAGCCAGTTGACTGTGATGAGAAGGACCACTTTCGATGGAGAAATTGTTTGCATAGAGATTTTACAATAAATGG GTTGATGTTTGACCCTTATTCAAAATTCGTCTATGATTACATGGGAGGAGTGGATGATATCAGGAAAGCTAAA GTACGAACAATCGGTCCTGCTAGTTTCTCACTCATAGAGGATTGTG CTCGAATCCTTCGTGCAATTAGAATTGCTGCCAGACTAGGATTTCGATTTGGAAGGGAGACAGCTCTTTCTATCAAAAACTTATCATCTTCAGTCCTGAGGCTTGATAGG GGAAGGCTCCTCATGGAAATGAATTACATGTTAGCTTATGGCTCTGCTGAGGCTTCACTAAGATTGTTGTGGAAATTTGGTCTTCTAGAAATACTTTTGCCAGTTCAG GCAGCATATTTTGTTCGTTACGGTTTTAGAAGACGCGATAAGAG TCTCTGTTTTCCAACCTCGATAAGTTACTGGCCCCTGATAGGCCATGCCACAGTAGCTTATGGTAAGATTCTTTGCACAGGCTTCAGCAA GGTTGCAATTTTGGCTTTCCATAAAGCAATCTCAGATCAGCCAAGGGACCCTTTGGTGGTTGCAGCATTTGGCCTTGGTATCCATAACGGAGGCGATCTGTCAGAAGCTTTAAGTATAGCTAAAAGGATCTCCACACAACATGATGGAAGCTTTCATGAGTTGGAGTCTCAGGATCTGGACTTGGCAGCTTTGAAAGAGGAAGTTGTGGAACTGGCAACTTCTGTTCAAAGGGCATTAACTAATATGACAGATGAGTATTTTGTCTCACGAGCAATGACCAACTACCCTAAAGCGCCGTACTCAGATCTA GTATTTATTCCACTAGCACTGTATTTAAGAACGTGCAAGGTTTTCCAATGCGTTAGAATGGGAAAGGAGAAGGGATTTGTAGCTAAGCAAGGTAGCAAGATAGACTATGAGTTGTTAGCTTTGGGTAGCCTACAGGAAGTTCGACATGTCTTTGCAAGGATCGTCTTTGATACCATATATCCATTAAACATTGGCGAGGATGATACCTAG
- the LOC104102017 gene encoding uncharacterized protein isoform X3 yields the protein MAISSGFAFSCRPHFPLSHGMRKVFISCAAAIEAIEETDSGKEPAEWKRFNSKELGISSSMIAKPTRVVLNGLKSKGFEVYLVGGCVRDLILKRTPKDFDIITTAELKEVRRTFSRCEIVGRRFPICHVHVDNEVVEVSSFHTSGIRSERGLSLSFEKPVDCDEKDHFRWRNCLHRDFTINGLMFDPYSKFVYDYMGGVDDIRKAKVRTIGPASFSLIEDCARILRAIRIAARLGFRFGRETALSIKNLSSSVLRLDRGRLLMEMNYMLAYGSAEASLRLLWKFGLLEILLPVQAAYFVRYGFRRRDKRSNMLLSLFSNLDKLLAPDRPCHSSLWVAILAFHKAISDQPRDPLVVAAFGLGIHNGGDLSEALSIAKRISTQHDGSFHELESQDLDLAALKEEVVELATSVQRALTNMTDEYFVSRAMTNYPKAPYSDLVFIPLALYLRTCKVFQCVRMGKEKGFVAKQGSKIDYELLALGSLQEVRHVFARIVFDTIYPLNIGEDDT from the exons ATGGCCATTTCCAGTGGTTTCGCATTTTCTTGTCGTCCGCATTTTCCCCTCTCTCATGGCATGCGAAAG GTATTTATTAGCTGTGCCGCAGCAATTGAAGCAATTGAAGAGACCGACAGTGGCAAAG AACCAGCAGAATGGAAGAGGTTCAATTCCAAGGAATTAGGAATTAGCAGTTCGATGATCGCAAAGCCTACAAGAGTTGTTCTTAATGGTCTCAAAAGTAAAG GATTTGAAGTTTACCTTGTGGGGGGCTGTGTTCGGGATCTTATTTTAAAACGAACACCCAAAGACTTTGACATTATAACTACAGCTGAACTTAAAGAG GTGAGGAGAACATTTTCACGTTGTGAGATAGTTGGAAGACGGTTTCCGATCTGCCATGTGCATGTTGATAATGAAGTTGTGGAG gtTTCAAGCTTTCACACCTCAGGAATAAGGTCTGAGAGGGGCTTGAGTTTATCTTTTGAGAAGCCAGTTGACTGTGATGAGAAGGACCACTTTCGATGGAGAAATTGTTTGCATAGAGATTTTACAATAAATGG GTTGATGTTTGACCCTTATTCAAAATTCGTCTATGATTACATGGGAGGAGTGGATGATATCAGGAAAGCTAAA GTACGAACAATCGGTCCTGCTAGTTTCTCACTCATAGAGGATTGTG CTCGAATCCTTCGTGCAATTAGAATTGCTGCCAGACTAGGATTTCGATTTGGAAGGGAGACAGCTCTTTCTATCAAAAACTTATCATCTTCAGTCCTGAGGCTTGATAGG GGAAGGCTCCTCATGGAAATGAATTACATGTTAGCTTATGGCTCTGCTGAGGCTTCACTAAGATTGTTGTGGAAATTTGGTCTTCTAGAAATACTTTTGCCAGTTCAG GCAGCATATTTTGTTCGTTACGGTTTTAGAAGACGCGATAAGAGGTCTAACATGCTTTTG TCTCTGTTTTCCAACCTCGATAAGTTACTGGCCCCTGATAGGCCATGCCACAGTAGCTTATG GGTTGCAATTTTGGCTTTCCATAAAGCAATCTCAGATCAGCCAAGGGACCCTTTGGTGGTTGCAGCATTTGGCCTTGGTATCCATAACGGAGGCGATCTGTCAGAAGCTTTAAGTATAGCTAAAAGGATCTCCACACAACATGATGGAAGCTTTCATGAGTTGGAGTCTCAGGATCTGGACTTGGCAGCTTTGAAAGAGGAAGTTGTGGAACTGGCAACTTCTGTTCAAAGGGCATTAACTAATATGACAGATGAGTATTTTGTCTCACGAGCAATGACCAACTACCCTAAAGCGCCGTACTCAGATCTA GTATTTATTCCACTAGCACTGTATTTAAGAACGTGCAAGGTTTTCCAATGCGTTAGAATGGGAAAGGAGAAGGGATTTGTAGCTAAGCAAGGTAGCAAGATAGACTATGAGTTGTTAGCTTTGGGTAGCCTACAGGAAGTTCGACATGTCTTTGCAAGGATCGTCTTTGATACCATATATCCATTAAACATTGGCGAGGATGATACCTAG
- the LOC104102017 gene encoding uncharacterized protein isoform X1, with product MAISSGFAFSCRPHFPLSHGMRKVFISCAAAIEAIEETDSGKEPAEWKRFNSKELGISSSMIAKPTRVVLNGLKSKGFEVYLVGGCVRDLILKRTPKDFDIITTAELKEVRRTFSRCEIVGRRFPICHVHVDNEVVEVSSFHTSGIRSERGLSLSFEKPVDCDEKDHFRWRNCLHRDFTINGLMFDPYSKFVYDYMGGVDDIRKAKVRTIGPASFSLIEDCARILRAIRIAARLGFRFGRETALSIKNLSSSVLRLDRGRLLMEMNYMLAYGSAEASLRLLWKFGLLEILLPVQAAYFVRYGFRRRDKSLCFPTSISYWPLIGHATVAYGKILCTGFSKVAILAFHKAISDQPRDPLVVAAFGLGIHNGGDLSEALSIAKRISTQHDGSFHELESQDLDLAALKEEVVELATSVQRALTNMTDEYFVSRAMTNYPKAPYSDLVFIPLALYLRTCKVFQCVRMGKEKGFVAKQGSKIDYELLALGSLQEVRHVFARIVFDTIYPLNIGEDDT from the exons ATGGCCATTTCCAGTGGTTTCGCATTTTCTTGTCGTCCGCATTTTCCCCTCTCTCATGGCATGCGAAAG GTATTTATTAGCTGTGCCGCAGCAATTGAAGCAATTGAAGAGACCGACAGTGGCAAAG AACCAGCAGAATGGAAGAGGTTCAATTCCAAGGAATTAGGAATTAGCAGTTCGATGATCGCAAAGCCTACAAGAGTTGTTCTTAATGGTCTCAAAAGTAAAG GATTTGAAGTTTACCTTGTGGGGGGCTGTGTTCGGGATCTTATTTTAAAACGAACACCCAAAGACTTTGACATTATAACTACAGCTGAACTTAAAGAG GTGAGGAGAACATTTTCACGTTGTGAGATAGTTGGAAGACGGTTTCCGATCTGCCATGTGCATGTTGATAATGAAGTTGTGGAG gtTTCAAGCTTTCACACCTCAGGAATAAGGTCTGAGAGGGGCTTGAGTTTATCTTTTGAGAAGCCAGTTGACTGTGATGAGAAGGACCACTTTCGATGGAGAAATTGTTTGCATAGAGATTTTACAATAAATGG GTTGATGTTTGACCCTTATTCAAAATTCGTCTATGATTACATGGGAGGAGTGGATGATATCAGGAAAGCTAAA GTACGAACAATCGGTCCTGCTAGTTTCTCACTCATAGAGGATTGTG CTCGAATCCTTCGTGCAATTAGAATTGCTGCCAGACTAGGATTTCGATTTGGAAGGGAGACAGCTCTTTCTATCAAAAACTTATCATCTTCAGTCCTGAGGCTTGATAGG GGAAGGCTCCTCATGGAAATGAATTACATGTTAGCTTATGGCTCTGCTGAGGCTTCACTAAGATTGTTGTGGAAATTTGGTCTTCTAGAAATACTTTTGCCAGTTCAG GCAGCATATTTTGTTCGTTACGGTTTTAGAAGACGCGATAAGAG TCTCTGTTTTCCAACCTCGATAAGTTACTGGCCCCTGATAGGCCATGCCACAGTAGCTTATGGTAAGATTCTTTGCACAGGCTTCAGCAA GGTTGCAATTTTGGCTTTCCATAAAGCAATCTCAGATCAGCCAAGGGACCCTTTGGTGGTTGCAGCATTTGGCCTTGGTATCCATAACGGAGGCGATCTGTCAGAAGCTTTAAGTATAGCTAAAAGGATCTCCACACAACATGATGGAAGCTTTCATGAGTTGGAGTCTCAGGATCTGGACTTGGCAGCTTTGAAAGAGGAAGTTGTGGAACTGGCAACTTCTGTTCAAAGGGCATTAACTAATATGACAGATGAGTATTTTGTCTCACGAGCAATGACCAACTACCCTAAAGCGCCGTACTCAGATCTA GTATTTATTCCACTAGCACTGTATTTAAGAACGTGCAAGGTTTTCCAATGCGTTAGAATGGGAAAGGAGAAGGGATTTGTAGCTAAGCAAGGTAGCAAGATAGACTATGAGTTGTTAGCTTTGGGTAGCCTACAGGAAGTTCGACATGTCTTTGCAAGGATCGTCTTTGATACCATATATCCATTAAACATTGGCGAGGATGATACCTAG
- the LOC104102017 gene encoding uncharacterized protein isoform X4 — MVSKVKVRRTFSRCEIVGRRFPICHVHVDNEVVEVSSFHTSGIRSERGLSLSFEKPVDCDEKDHFRWRNCLHRDFTINGLMFDPYSKFVYDYMGGVDDIRKAKVRTIGPASFSLIEDCARILRAIRIAARLGFRFGRETALSIKNLSSSVLRLDRGRLLMEMNYMLAYGSAEASLRLLWKFGLLEILLPVQAAYFVRYGFRRRDKSLCFPTSISYWPLIGHATVAYGKILCTGFSKVAILAFHKAISDQPRDPLVVAAFGLGIHNGGDLSEALSIAKRISTQHDGSFHELESQDLDLAALKEEVVELATSVQRALTNMTDEYFVSRAMTNYPKAPYSDLVFIPLALYLRTCKVFQCVRMGKEKGFVAKQGSKIDYELLALGSLQEVRHVFARIVFDTIYPLNIGEDDT, encoded by the exons ATGGTCTCAAAAGTAAAG GTGAGGAGAACATTTTCACGTTGTGAGATAGTTGGAAGACGGTTTCCGATCTGCCATGTGCATGTTGATAATGAAGTTGTGGAG gtTTCAAGCTTTCACACCTCAGGAATAAGGTCTGAGAGGGGCTTGAGTTTATCTTTTGAGAAGCCAGTTGACTGTGATGAGAAGGACCACTTTCGATGGAGAAATTGTTTGCATAGAGATTTTACAATAAATGG GTTGATGTTTGACCCTTATTCAAAATTCGTCTATGATTACATGGGAGGAGTGGATGATATCAGGAAAGCTAAA GTACGAACAATCGGTCCTGCTAGTTTCTCACTCATAGAGGATTGTG CTCGAATCCTTCGTGCAATTAGAATTGCTGCCAGACTAGGATTTCGATTTGGAAGGGAGACAGCTCTTTCTATCAAAAACTTATCATCTTCAGTCCTGAGGCTTGATAGG GGAAGGCTCCTCATGGAAATGAATTACATGTTAGCTTATGGCTCTGCTGAGGCTTCACTAAGATTGTTGTGGAAATTTGGTCTTCTAGAAATACTTTTGCCAGTTCAG GCAGCATATTTTGTTCGTTACGGTTTTAGAAGACGCGATAAGAG TCTCTGTTTTCCAACCTCGATAAGTTACTGGCCCCTGATAGGCCATGCCACAGTAGCTTATGGTAAGATTCTTTGCACAGGCTTCAGCAA GGTTGCAATTTTGGCTTTCCATAAAGCAATCTCAGATCAGCCAAGGGACCCTTTGGTGGTTGCAGCATTTGGCCTTGGTATCCATAACGGAGGCGATCTGTCAGAAGCTTTAAGTATAGCTAAAAGGATCTCCACACAACATGATGGAAGCTTTCATGAGTTGGAGTCTCAGGATCTGGACTTGGCAGCTTTGAAAGAGGAAGTTGTGGAACTGGCAACTTCTGTTCAAAGGGCATTAACTAATATGACAGATGAGTATTTTGTCTCACGAGCAATGACCAACTACCCTAAAGCGCCGTACTCAGATCTA GTATTTATTCCACTAGCACTGTATTTAAGAACGTGCAAGGTTTTCCAATGCGTTAGAATGGGAAAGGAGAAGGGATTTGTAGCTAAGCAAGGTAGCAAGATAGACTATGAGTTGTTAGCTTTGGGTAGCCTACAGGAAGTTCGACATGTCTTTGCAAGGATCGTCTTTGATACCATATATCCATTAAACATTGGCGAGGATGATACCTAG
- the LOC104102047 gene encoding mitochondrial phosphate carrier protein 3, mitochondrial-like, translating into MAFPDSSTRKSLIPSFLYRGRSSNLTTLDHHGKIDSSSQPSIFPSSSTKNFLVAAPKEGSGSGYKVEMYTPAFYAASTIGGILSCGLTHTAVTPLDLVKCNMQIDPAKYKSISSGFGVLLKEQGIRGFFRGWAPTLLGYSAQGACKYGLYEYFKKYYSDVAGPENAVKYKTLIYLAGSASAEVIADVALCPFEAVKVRVQTQPGFARGLSDGLPKFVKAEGAAGLYKGIVPLWGRQIPYTMMKFASFETIVEQLYKHVIPTPKDQCSNTTQLGVSFAGGYLAGILCAVVSHPADNLVSFLNNAKGATVGDAVNKLGLWGICTRGLPLRIFMIGTLTGAQWGIYDSFKVFVGLPTTGGVAPPAHK; encoded by the exons ATGGCGTTTCCAGATAGCTCGACTCGAAAATCTTTGATCCCCAGTTTTCTTTACAGGGGACGTTCTTCTAATCTCACTACTTTGGATCATCATGGCAAAATAGATAGCTCATCTCAGCCGTCCATTTTTCCGTCATCATCAACCAAGAATTTCTTGGTTGCGGCACCAAAGGAGGGTTCGGGTTCAGGGTATAAAGTAGAAATGTATACACCGGCGTTTTACGCTGCCAGTACAATCGGTGGTATTCTGAGCTGCGGTCTTACTCACACGGCTGTCACCCCTCTCGATCTTGTCAAGTGCAACATGCAG ATTGATCCTGCAAAGTACAAGAGCATTTCCTCTGGTTTCGGAGTTCTGCTTAAAGAGCAGGGTATTAGAGGTTTCTTTAGGGGTTGGGCACCTACTTTACTTGGTTACAGCGCACAGGGAGCATGCAAATATGGATTGTACGAATATTTCAAGAAGTACTACTCAGACGTTGCTGGCCCTGAGAATGCCGTCAAGTACAAGACTTTGATATATCTAGCTGGTTCTGCTTCTGCTGAAGTTATTGCTGATGTTGCACTCTGCCCATTTGAGGCTGTCAAAGTTCGTGTCCAAACTCAACCTGGTTTTGCCAGAGGCTTGTCTGATGGACTTCCCAAATTTGTCAAAGCTGAAGGCGCTGCTGG GCTTTATAAGGGGATTGTTCCTCTCTGGGGACGACAAATTCCAT ACACGATGATGAAGTTTGCATCATTTGAAACCATAGTGGAACAACTCTATAAACATGTCATTCCGACACCAAAAGACCAGTGCAGCAATACTACACAGCTTGGTGTGAGTTTTGCTGGTGGATATTTGGCTGGTATTCTCTGCGCTGTTGTATCACACCCTGCTGATAACCTAGTTTCTTTCCTCAATAATGCCAAGGGAGCAACTGTTGGCGAT GCTGTGAATAAGCTAGGCCTATGGGGTATCTGTACTCGTGGTCTTCCCCTTCGTATATTCATGATTGGCACACTCACTGGAGCACAATGGGGAATCTATGATTCTTTCAAAGTTTTCGTTGGCCT GCCAACCACCGGTGGTGTGGCTCCTCCTGCCCACAAGTGA